Proteins from one Juglans microcarpa x Juglans regia isolate MS1-56 chromosome 1S, Jm3101_v1.0, whole genome shotgun sequence genomic window:
- the LOC121246918 gene encoding squamosa promoter-binding-like protein 1: MEAKCRGKAHELYGPAVPDLKGVGNKSLEWDLNDWKWDGDLFRATPLNSQRSDCQSRQLFPVEPEIPENAGLSNSSSFGSDEINLLDYGGKRELEKRRRAVAVEDEELNGEIGSLNLKLGGKVYPIMEGELKRGKKTKVVGTMANLAVCQVEDCKADLSNAKDYHRRHKVCEMHSKASKALVGKVMQRFCQQCSRFHVLQQFDDGRRSCRRRLDGHNRRRRKTHPDTLVNGGSLNAERGSSYILISLLRILSNIHSNSSDQTKDQDLLSHLLMNLANTVDGRNISALLEGSQGLLNAGTSTGASQKVPDVIPNGSEHSRPYSSASKMDDCVNVQDHCIPVGQSMTAFASVMAQKRICSDDAEGGHLKALSGAQGTNLPPSRDGLPSKSIISETKVGEVKLNKIDLNNVYDDSEDYIEQVGRSRAPENSGTGFIGLPLWLQKDPHKSTSPQPSGNLDSTSSQSPSSSSGEVQGRTDRIVFKLFGKDPNDLPLVLRTQILDWLSHSPTDIESYIRPGCIILTTYLRLEKSMWEEFCRDLGSYLRRLLDSSNNSFWRTGWVYIRVQHCVAFMYNGQIVLDTPLPLKSNKNCRISSIKPIAVSLSESVQFIVKGFNLSRPTARLLCAQEGKYLVQETCYDLMDGADAAIRHDELQCLSFPCSIPNVIGRGFIEVEDHGLSSSFFPFIVVEKEVCSEICMLEHTIDVAETVDDIQRMPELLEAKTQALDFIHEIGWLLHRSHAKFRLGDMDPNQNLFPFKRFKWLMAFSMDHDWCAVVKKLLDILLEGVVDTGDHPSIELALLDLGLLHRAVRRNCRPMVDLLLRFFPDKVLDKRGAQEKQQVDNAYSGFLFKPDTVGPAGLTPLHVAASRSGSENVLDALTDDPGLVGIEAWKSARDSTGLTPNDYACLRGHYSYIHLVQKKLSKKSESRHVALDIAGAVLDFNNKRKQSDGHKLSKVASLQIEKIEIGATYRHCKICEQKLSYGSMRRSLVYQPAMLSMVAIAAVCVCVALLFKSSPEVLYVFRPFRWERLKYGSS, from the exons ATGGAGGCTAAATGTAGAGGCAAAGCTCATGAATTATATGGTCCGGCGGTTCCAGATTTGAAGGGAGTTGGGAATAAGAGTTTGGAATGGGATTTGAATGACTGGAAATGGGATGGAGATCTCTTCAGAGCAACTCCATTGAACTCTCAACGATCAGATTGTCAGAGTAGGCAGTTATTTCCAGTTGAACCAGAAATTCCAGAAAATGCTGGTCTGTCCAACAGTTCATCTTTTGGCTCAGATGAGATCAATCTATTGGATTATGGGGGCAAGAGGGAATTGGAGAAGCGGAGGAGGGCAGTGGCCGTTGAAGATGaagaattgaatggtgaaattGGGTCTCTTAACTTAAAGCTCGGTGGGAAAGTTTACCCTATCATGGAAGGGGAGTtgaagagagggaagaagacAAAGGTTGTTGGGACTATGGCGAACCTTGCGGTTTGTCAGGTAGAGGACTGCAAGGCTGATCTCAGCAATGCAAAGGATTACCACCGACGACATAAGGTTTGTGAAATGCATTCCAAGGCCAGCAAAGCACTGGTGGGAAAGGTTATGCAGCGGTTCTGTCAGCAGTGTAGCAG GTTTCATGTTCTTCAACAGTTCGATGATGGAAGGAGAAGTTGTCGCAGACGTTTAGATGGCCAtaataggaggaggaggaaaacaCATCCTGACACTCTGGTTAACGGAGGCTCTCTGAATGCTGAAAGAGGTAGCAGTTATATACTAATAAGTCTGCTAAGAATTCTCTCCAACATCCATT CAAATAGCTCAGATCAAACAAAGGACCAGGATCTGCTATCTCATCTGTTGATGAACCTAGCCAATACAGTTGATGGAAGGAACATATCTGCATTACTCGAGGGATCTCAAGGTTTGCTGAATGCTGGGACATCTACTGGGGCCTCACAAAAGGTGCCTGATGTTATTCCAAATGGCTCTGAACACTCTAGGCCTTATAGTTCCGCCTCTAAGATGGATGATTGTGTCAACGTTCAAGACCATTGTATTCCTGTGGGACAATCCATGACAGCGTTTGCATCTGTTATGGCACAGAAAAGAATATGTTCAGATGATGCTGAGGGTGGACATCTAAAAGCTCTATCAGGTGCACAGGGCACAAATCTGCCTCCATCAAGGGATGGGCTTCCATCCAAATCAATTATATCAGAGACGAAAGTTGGGGAGGTCAAATTAAATAAGATTGATTTGAATAATGTATACGATGATTCAGAAGACTATATTGAGCAAGTAGGGAGGTCTCGTGCACCTGAAAACTCAGGGACTGGGTTTATTGGCCTTCCATTATGGCTACAGAAAGACCCTCATAAGTCTACCTCACCTCAGCCAAGTGGCAACTTGGATTCAACTTCCTCACAGTCACCATCTAGTTCCAGTGGAGAGGTTCAG GGTCGCACTGATCGAATAGTTTTCAAACTCTTTGGAAAAGATCCAAACGATTTACCTCTTGTTCTCCGAACACAG ATCCTCGACTGGTTATCCCATAGTCCTACAGATATAGAGAGCTATATAAGGCCAGGCTGTATCATATTAACGACATACCTCCGTCTAGAAAAATCCATGTGGGAGGAG TTTTGTCGTGACCTGGGATCCTATCTGAGAAGGCTACTTGATTCATCCAATAATTCTTTCTGGAGAACAGGATGGGTATATATTAGGGTGCAACATTGTGTGGCATTTATGTATAATg GTCAGATTGTCTTAGACACACCCTTACCTTTGAAAAGCAATAAAAATTGCAGGATTTCAAGCATTAAGCCAATTGCTGTTTCCTTATCTGAGAGTGTTCAGTTTATCGTAAAAGGCTTTAACCTTTCTCGGCCCACTGCTAg GTTACTCTGTGCTCAAGAAGGGAAGTATCTGGTCCAGGAAACTTGTTACGACTTGATGGACGGCGCTGATGCAGCCATTAGGCATGATGAACTCCAATGCCTCAGCTTCCCCTGCTCTATTCCAAATGTTATTGGGAGAGGGTTCATTGAG GTTGAAGATCATGGTCTCAGCAGCAGCTTCTTTCCATTTATAGTTGTAGAGAAAGAAGTCTGTTCTGAGATCTGTATGCTTGAGCACACAATTGACGTGGCTGAAACTGTTGATGACATTCAGAGAATGCCTGAACTGCTGGAAGCCAAAACTCAAGCCCTGGACTTCATACATGAAATAGGTTGGCTGCTTCATAGAAGTCATGCAAAATTTAGATTAGGTGACATGGATCCAAACCAGAATCTCTTTCCCTTCAAACGGTTCAAGTGGCTCATGGCATTCTCCATGGACCATGATTGGTGTGCCGTAGTAAAGAAACTCCTGGACATTCTTCTTGAGGGTGTAGTTGACACTGGAGACCACCCTTCCATTGAGCTTGCATTGTTGGATTTGGGTCTCCTCCACAGAGCTGTCCGGAGAAACTGCAGGCCTATGGTTGACCTCCTGTTAAGATTTTTCCCAGATAAAGTTTTGGATAAAAGAGGAGCCCAGGAAAAGCAACAGGTTGATAATGCCTATAGTGGCTTCTTATTTAAACCTGATACAGTAGGGCCTGCAGGACTTACTCCTCTTCATGTCGCTGCCAGTAGATCCGGCTCTGAGAACGTTTTGGATGCCTTAACTGATGATCCTGGACTG GTTGGAATTGAAGCATGGAAAAGTGCTCGTGATAGTACAGGTTTGACACCCAATGATTATGCTTGCCTGCGAGGCCACTACTCCTACATACATCTTGTCCAAAAGAAATTGAGCAAGAAATCAGAAAGCAGGCATGTGGCACTTGATATCGCTGGTGCTGTCCTAGACTTCAATAACAAAAGGAAGCAATCAGATGGGCATAAGTTGTCAAAAGTTGCCAGCCTGcaaattgagaagattgaaaTCGGAGCAACTTATCGACATTGCAAGATATGTGAGCAGAAGCTGTCTTATGGCAGCATGAGAAGATCACTGGTATACCAGCCGGCAATGCTTTCAATGGTGGCAATTGCTGCCGTTTGCGTGTGTGTGGCTTTGCTCTTCAAAAGCTCACCTGAAGTTCTTTACGTGTTCCGGCCATTCAGGTGGGAACGGTTGAAGTACGGGTCAAGCTAA